From the Marivivens sp. LCG002 genome, the window AGAAGCTCCTTGTGATGCTTGGAGCCCCCCGCTTTGAGCATGTCGAAATACTTTTCCTGAAAGTCCGCATCGCCTTCTTCATAGGCGGCATAGAGCGCGTTCACGAGGCCATCGCCAAAGGCATAGGCATAGACATAGAAGGGCGAGTGGACGAAGTGCGGGATATAGGCCCAGAAGGTCTTGTATCCGTCAAAGAATTCGAACGCATCGCCAAGGCTCTCGCCCTGAACCGACATCCAGAGTGCGTTGATATCCTCGGGCGTAAGTTCTCCCTGACGGCGCGCGGCGTGGAGTTTGCATTCAAAGTCGTAAAAGGCGATCTGGCGCACAACGGTGTTGATCATATCCTCGACTTTGCCGGCGAGAAGCACTTTGCGCTCGGTCTTGGATTTGGCCTCGGAGAGCAGCTTGCGGAAGGTCAGCATCTCGCCAAAGACCGAAGCCGTTTCCGCAAGGGTGAGCGGGGTCGATGAGAGAAGCTCGCCCTGACCTGCAGCGAGAACCTGATGGACGCCGTGACCCAGCTCGTGGGCAAGTGTCATCACGTCGCGCGGCTTGCCGAGATAGTTCAGCATCACATAGGGGTGCACCGTGCTCACCGTCGGGTGTGCAAAGGCACCGGGAGCCTTACCGGGTTTGACGCCCGCGTCGATCCAGCCCTTCTTGAAGAACGGCTCGGCAATCTCGGCCATGCGCGGATCAAAGGCCGCATAGGCTTCCATGACGACCTTTTCCGCTTCTTCCCAACCGACAAGCCGGTCCGCTTCCATCGGAAGGGGGGCGTTGCGGTCCCAGACTTGAAGCTTTTCAAGCCCGAGCCATTTGGCCTTGAGACGGTAGTAACGGTGCGAAAGGCGCGGATAGGCCTCGACAACTGCGTTGCGAAGCGCTTCGACCACCGCAGGTTCGACATGGTTCGAAAGGTGGCGGCTCATCTGGGCGGTTTCAAACCCGCGCCAACGATCCTCGATTTCCTTTTCTTTGGCGAGCGTGTTGTGCACGCGGGCAAAGGTCTTGACGTTCTTTTCAAAAACACGCGCCAGCTCGCGGCTACCTGCTTCGCGGCGTTCACGCTTTTGCTCCGAGAGAAGATCAAGCGTGCCTTCGATGTTCAGCTCTTCGCCATCGACCTCGAAGGTCAGGCCCGCAATGGTTTCGTCAAAGAGGCGGTTCCATGCGGCGGCGCCGACAACGCTTTGATCGTGCAGGAATTTTTCGAGCTCGTCCGAAAGCTGATAAGGTTTCATCGCGCGCATACGGTCGAGCACGGGTCTGTATCGCGCAAGATCGGCGTTCTCGGACATGACTTGGGTGTAGCGCTCGTCCTCAATGCGATTGAACTCGAGGCTCCAGAACACCAGAGGGGTCGTGTATACGGTGATCTTGTCCTGAAGGTCGGACATGAATTTGGCGCGGTCGGGATCGGTGGTGATCTGGTAATAGCGCAGACCCGCAAAGGACATCAGACGCCCCGCGATGATGTCGATCTGCTCGTAGCGCTTGATCGCGTCCAAAAGATCAATGGCGGAGAGGGTCGCGAGTTTGCCCTCGTAGTCGGCGGCGAAGGAGGCGCAGGCCGCTTCAAGCCAGTCGATGTCCCGCTTGATTTCGGCGCAATCGGTCGAAGGGTAAAGGTCCGTGAGATCCCACTCGGGAAGAGGGCCAAGAGATTTACCGCCGGAAGCGTTTGCGTCGAATAGGGGAGAATGCTTGGTCATCTTTGCCTCTTTGTTCTTTGGTTCCCCTCAAGATAGGAGCCAAGGGGACAAGAGAAAAGGCACCATCGTTCATACGGTGCAAAAGAAAAGCGGCAGAGAAGACCCTGCCGCTTTGATCATCGGTTATCTGCACCCATCAGGGGCGATAGTCGGTGTCCTCGGAAATCGCGAAGCGGCCATTGCGCACTTTGGCGATACGGCCCTCACGCAGAAGGGTGCCGAAGGCCCGAAGACTGTCTTCGCGGTCAAAAGTGTCGATTTCCATCAGCTTGCGCATGACTTGCGGGCGGGAAAAATCTTCGAGCCCTTCGACAAAGGTCGTGTGCGCAGCCGCAGCTTCAAGAAGCTCTTCGATGCTTTGCGCGCCCATGTCGGATGCGAATTGCGCAAAGCCCGAGGCATCTTGCTCTATCTCTTCTTTGCGGACCGCGTTGCTCTGGACGGCGATGCGACGCGGCATCACGGGAAGACCCGATTTCGGGGCTTCGACGGGGGCGACATCGACGCGCTGGCTTGCGACCAGCTTGAGCGGAGCAGGGCGCGGGCGCTCTTCCTCGGCTTTGGCGGAACGGGGGCGAACCACCTGATCGAGAACACGGCGGAAGGGGTTTTCGCGGGTTTCCTCGGTTTCCTGCTTTTCGCCCAGCATGCGGGCCGCCTCGGTGGCGGCAACAGCGGCCTTGAGTTGCGAGAAAGCTTCGCGGCGACGATTGGATTCGGGTTCGCGCAGGTGCTGGTCGGCACGGTCAGCGATCCGGTTCACGTCATCCGATTGATCGGGGGCACGGTCAAGAAGGGCGCGGCCCATACGGCGCAGAGGGTTCTGGGACGGGGCAGGGGCGTGCACCGGCGCTTCGTCATACTCTTCTTCAAAGGCGTCGGTCTCTGCTTCGGCGACAAAGTCGTCCTCATCGTCGAAGTCGTCTTCCTCTGCGTCCTCTTCGATTTGAGAGAGCTCGCGCAACAGCTCTGCCTCTTCCTCATCCGAAAGGGCATCAGACGTCACATCGAATTCGTCAAGCCCGTCAAGATCGGCAAGATTGACTTCCTTCTTGGCGGCGACAGCGGGCGCTTCATCTTCAAGATCGTCTTCGGCGTCGGCAAAGATCGAAGTGTCGCTCGACTCGACCGTCAGGGTGCGCTCGAAGTCCTCGCTTGCGCGTTTCATCCGAATGACACGGACGCGGTTACGGGCAAGAGCCCGAAGGTCCTTGGGCGCTTCTTCTGCCTGCGGTGCAGGTGCCTCGGGGGCAACCGCCGCCGCGATCTCTTCGAGGAGCGTATCGTCGGTATCGGGCGTTTCCTCTTCGGCGGCAAGCGCCTCGTCGGCCTCGTCCTGTGCCTCAAGATCGTCTTCCTCGAGGTCAACTTCCTCGTGGTCGTCTTCTTCAAGGTCGACTTCGTCAAGTTCGGCTGTCAGGCGGCCCAAAAGGGCATCCTCTTCGTCCAACTCGTCTTCGTCCACGATCTCAGGCTCTGCCTCTTCCTCGTCGATATCGGCAAGCTCGTGCGCTTGGGGTTCGTCGTCTTCGACCTCTTCCGCAACCTCGGGTTCGACTTCGGAGAGAATAGACGTGATGCTTGCGTCTTCTTCGAGTGTTTCTTCTCGAACGGACTCTTCAGAAACGGCCTCGGTCACAGGTGCAACTGGGGCTTGGCTCTCGGGTGCGCTCTCTTCATAGCCGAAGGTCAGTTCTTCGATCTCTTCGGCTTCGACAAACTCTTGCGAGGGGGCAAGATCCTCGATGAATTCGGCGGGTTGAACAGCCGATTTGCCGACAACGGAACGGATGCGCTGCAATTTGGCGGCAACACTCTCGGAAGGCATCGGAGCAGTGCGCGGCATCGCCGCAGCAGGCTGAGCCACAGCCGAAGGAGGCATCGTGGGCTCGGCTTGGGAAACCGGAGCAGACGCAACGCGAGCAGGAGTTGCGGCTACTTGGGCACGTGGCATGGTGGCATCGGCAGCGCGGAGGTGAATACCCCCATCGCTCATCCGCGCCTCAACGCGACGGGCAATCTCTCGTTCAGCAATACGAGCGAGCATCTCGGCATCGGGTGTCGGGGGCTCCGCACCGAAGTAACGGTCATCGGCTGCAAGATCACGGAAGTATTCCGCAATCGCCTTCATCGTGTCGAAGGAGTCATCGAATCCTTCGAGTGTGCACGAGAAGGTGCCGTATGAAACTGTTAAGACTTTACTCGATCCGACCATGGGATCCTCGCTCTTTTACAAACTCTGTTCAGTGGTTTTACCATTGATTGGATTGATTTCTGGAACAAAACCAAGAAAAGAGCGGGATTATTTCAAGGCCATATTGTGGCAAAGTCACCCAAAAACGGGGGTTTTTACGTTGAATATCATGATTCTGGCTGAAAACGATCCCGTTTTGGTTGTGGGGGGCGGTGAAGCCGATCCCCAGGACATCCGTGACTTTGCGATTCTGGCTTCGGTGGTTGTTGCGGCGGATGGGGGGGCAAAGGCGCTGGGCGCGGCGGGGCTTCGCCCGCACCATGTCATCGGCGATCTGGACAGCCTTGCGCCGCAGGACCGCGAAGGTTTTGCCGATGTGCTCCATCACGTTCACGAGCAATCGACGACGGACTTCGAGAAATGTGTTTCGCGGATCAGGTCCCCGCTCATCTATGCCTTGGGTTTTACGGGCGGGCGGGTCGATCATTTCCTGTCGGTTGTGAATGTCATGGCGCGTTATGCCGACAAACGGATCATGCTGGTCGGGCCCGAGGATGTTTCGGTCGTGGCGCGCGGAACGCTTACACTCTCGCTCGACGCGGGAACGCGGCTGTCGATCATGCCGCTCGAAGCGCTGACCTGCGAGACACAAGGCTTGCGATGGAATCTGAGCGGGCAGAGGCTTGATCCGCTTGGCCTGACGTCGATCTCGAACGAAGCGCTGGAGGGCCACCAGCGTATTTCACTTTCGGGGCTCGCACTCCTCAGCGTGCCGCGCTCAGCGCATTCCGTTCTGGAAGCCGCGTTCTAGACCTTATTCTGGCCGCTCGGCGGAAGCGTGACCGTGGCGCTGCGGGCGGTCATCCGTTCGCGGTGCACGATATAAAGCCCCGACGAGACGATGATCGCGATCCCTGTCCAGGTGAGCAGGTTCGGGAAGTCCTGAAAGATCAGGAACCCGAGGATCGCAGCACTCACGATTTCGAGGTAGTGAAGGGGCGCAAGGGTGGCCGAAGGCGCAAAGCGAAGCGCATAGGTCATAAGGCCATGCGAGGCGGCGGAGCACGCTCCGACACCGAAAAGCCAGACCCAGAAAATGCCCTCTGGCATCACGGGATCGAGCGTCGGAATGGCGGTGATGTCCGCGATCCAAGTGATCGGAACGCAAATCGCGGTCGCGACGGTTGCCGTGTGGAACTGCATCGGGAGCGGGTGGATCTTGCGGCTCAATCCCCGCGTGACAAGCATATAGAGCGCAAAAAGCACTGCGGTTCCTAGCGGGAAGAGCGCCCAATATCCAAAGGCGCTGAAACTTGGCTGGATGACAAGAAGCGAGCCGCCGAAGCCGACGACCGAGGCGGCAATGCGGCGCGGTCCGACCTCGTCGTTGAAAAGGAACTTGCCGAGGATCAAGAGGATGAAGGGTTCGACAAAGGCAATGGCCAGCGCGTCTGCAATCGGCATCCGCGAAACAGCGGCCACAAAGCAATATGTCGATCCGATCAGGCAAAGCGCCCGTAGTGTCATCTGGCCCAAGAGCCGCGGATCAAGCCGAAGCCCGAAGCCCATGATCATGCAAACAGGCGCCATGATCGCGGCTTGCACGATAAAGCGCGCGGTTGTGATCTGACCGACGGGGATCGTCTCGGCTGCGAGTTTTGCAAAGGCATCGAGCATGGGCGCGATGACACAAAACCCGATCATCAGGGCAATTCCGAGAGGGACGCGGTCGGTCATAATCTAGGCCATCAGCAATTGGGAACATTGACGGCAAGGCCGCCAAGGGATGTTTCCTTGTATTTGCTGTGCATGTCCATGCCTGTTTGCCGCATCGTCTCGATTGCAGCGTCGAGTGGTACAAAGTGCTTGCCATCCCCGCGTAGGGCGAGTGATGCCGCCGAAACCGCCTTGATCGCGCCCAGTCCGTTGCGTTCGATGCAGGGCACCTGAACCAATCCTTTGACGGGATCGCAGGTCATTCCGAGGTGATGTTCAAGCGCGATCTCTGCTGCGTTTTCGACCTGTTCGGGGGTGCCGCCCAGAACCGCGCAGAGCCCTGCGGCCGCCATGGCAGAGGCGCTTCCGACCTCGGCCTGACATCCGCATTCGGCGCCCGAGATCGAGGCGTTGAATTTGATCAGCCCGCCGATGGCTGCAGCCGTCAGAAGGAAATCGGGGATATTGCGCTCGCTCGCGCCCGGCACATGGTCGAGCCAATAGCGGATGACGGCGGGCACGACCCCTGCTGCGCCATTGGTCGGCGCGGTGACGACTTGGCCCCCCGCCGCGTTTTCCTCGTTTACCGCCATCGCATAGACCGACATCCAATCGTTGATCGTATGCGGCGCAACAAGGTTCATGCCGCGCTCTGCCATCAGGCTTTGATAGATCGAAGGCGCACGGCGACGCACCTTGAGACCACCGGGGAGAATGCCTTCGGGCGCACTGAGGCCGCGATTGATACAGGCGTTCATCACGTCCCAAATGCGGGCAACGCCCCTGTCGAGCGCCGCACTGCCGCCGCGGGAATGTTCGTTGGCGCGTTTCATCTCGGCAATGCTCTTGCCGCTTGCGGCCGCCATATCGAGCATTTCTGCCGCCGACTTGAACGGGAAGGGAACGGGCGGGCCGTTGTCGGTGGCTTGCCCAGCGGCAAGCTCCTCGGCGGTCAGCACAAAGCCCCCGCCGATGGAGTAATAGACCACTTCGGCGATCACGTCGCCTTGGGTGTCGACGCCGCGCAGGATCAGCCCGTTTGCATGGCCTTCGAGGTTTGGACCGTAGTCGAAGACGAGATGGTCCTTGGGATTGAAGTCGAGCGTGCCCAGACCCTCGACATGGATCGTGCCCTCTGCGTTGATGCGGGCAAGCTCGGTTTCCGCGCGCTCGGCATCATAACTGTCGGGTAGAAAGCCAGCGAGACCAAGGATCACGGCGCGGTCCGTTGCATGCCCGACGCCCGTAAAAGCGAGCGAGCCATGCAGCGAGGCGCGCAGCCCGTGGACGCCGAAAGGGAGCTTCCTCAGATGCTCGAGGAAGCGTGCGCCCGCAACCATGGGCCCCATCGTATGAGAGGAAGACGGGCCTATGCCCACTTTGAACATGTCAAAGACTGAAAGAAACATCGCGCACCTCGTTTGTTGTCCCTAACCTAGGTTGCGCCAACCGCGAAAGCTGTCCGAATGCGACATAGTCGTGCTCAAAGGCGCATTCGCGCATTTTGCCTACGGAAATTGCGATCCGATGCGGGCTTTTGTCTCTCGCACCTTTGCGGAAATGTTCCTATAACGCCTGTGAACCAACTGCGGAGCTGCCCCATGACCGGTGAACTTTCCCCCATCGACAAAGCCAAATTCGTCGCCGCAAAGCGCGCGGCCCAATATGTCGAGAGCGGAATGCGCGTCGGGCTGGGAACGGGGTCTACGGCGGCTTGGCTGGTGAAATGCCTTGGCGAGATGGTCCAGAACGAAGGTCTTCGGATCAAGGGGGTTCCGACCTCGACCCGCACCGCGCAACTTGCCCGCGAAGTCGGGATCGAAGTCATCAGCCTTGACGAGGCCAAGTGGCTCGACGTGACGATCGACGGCGCAGATGAATTCGACCGCAACCTCAATCTGATCAAAGGTGGCGGCGGGGCCCATCTTCAGGAAAAGATCGTGGCGACTGCCTCGGACCAGATGATCGTGATCGCGGATGTCTCCAAATCGGTCGAGACGCTCGGTGCCTTCCCGCTCCCGCTCGAAGTGATCCCTTTTGGTTGGCAGACCACGAAAACAATCGTCGAAGAAGCTCTGATCGGCATGGATGTGATGGGGCGCGATGTCTCGCTGCGTATGAACGGGGACCGTCCCTTCATCACGGACGAGGGCAACCATATCCTCGATCTGCATCTCAACCGCATCGGCAACGCCCGCCAGCTCAGCCTTGTGTTGAACCAGATCCCGGGCGTCGTCGAGAACGGGCTTTTCATCGACATTTGTGACGCAGTTGTGATCGGATACGGAGACGGACGCGTGGAAGTGCGCGACATCAACGCAGGTTCGGTTGAAGAGAGCAAATTCGACTTTCTCGAGAACGATAACCTCTTCACCGATATTTCCGACTGAGCCTTGCGCCTCTTGACGGCGCAAGTCGTGGCGACCATCTGCTCGGGGGCAGCGGGTGGCCGACAAAGGGCCTCCACAAGACAAACGGAGTGAGACACATGGCCTTTGATTACGATCTTTTTGTCATCGGGGGCGGCTCGGGCGGCGTGCGTGCGGCGCGTGTGGCCTCTGCGACCGGAGCCAAAGTCGCGCTTGCCGAAGAATACCGGATGGGCGGAACCTGTGTGATCCGTGGCTGTGTGCCCAAGAAACTCATGGTCTTTGCCTCCGAGTTCAACGAGGCCATGTCCGATGCGCGTGCCTATGGCTGGGACGTGCCCGACGGCACGTTCAACTGGCTTGAATTCCGCGGTAAACTCCATGCCGAGCTTGATCGCCTCGAGGGCGTTTATCGCCGCCTTCTCGATGGCTCCAACGTCGAAATTTTCGACGCCCGCGCCACGCTCAAGGACGCGCATACCGTTACGCTCAGCACGGGGCAGACCTTTACCGCCAAGCATATCCTCATTGCGGTCGGCGGCCGCCCAAGCGTGCCCGAGATGGAAAACGCAGGCCTCGGCATCACGTCGAACGAGATTTTCCTTTTGGATGAACTCCCCAAGTCGATCCTGATCGTTGGGGGCGGGTATATCGCTTGCGAGTTTGCGGGTATTCTCAACGGTCTTGGCGTCGAGGTGACGCAGTATTACCGGGGCGAACAGATCCTGCGCGGTTTCGACGGAGAGGCACGCGGGCTGATTGCCGATCAGATGAAAGAACGCGGCGTCGATCTTCATTGTGGCGTGAATATCCTCTCGATGGAAAAGCAGGGCGATCAAATCTGCGTCAAAGGCACGAACGGCGTCGAGAAGCTGTTTGATCAGGTGATGTTCGCAACGGGCCGCTCACCCAACACCCAAGGGCTCGGGCTTGAGGAGGTTGGCATCAAGACGGGTCGCAAAGGCGAGATCGTCGTCGACGAATATTCGCAGACCAATATTCCCTCCGTCTTTGCCATCGGCGATGTGACCGACCGAGTGCAATTGACGCCTGTTGCGATCCGCGAGGCGATGGCCTTTGTCGAGACCGTGTTCAAAGGCAATCCGACGGCGGTCGATCACGAGTTGATCCCTTCGGCGATCTTTACCCAGCCAGAATACGGCGTTGTCGGCCTTTCCGAAGAGGATGCCGCCGCCAAAGGTCCGATCGAGGTCTATGTGGCGTCGTTCAAACCGATGCATCATGCCTTTGCAGGACGCAGCGACCGTGTGCTGATGAAACTCATCGTTTGCGCCGATACCCGCAAGGTTCTGGGCTGTCATATTGTAGCCGACCATGCGGGCGAGATGATCCAGATGGTGGGGATTGCGGTGAAGATGGGCGCAACCAAAGAAGACTTTGATCGGACCGTGGCGGTTCATCCGACCATGGCCGAAGAACTCGTAACCATGAAAGCGCCGACGCGGACCGCTTGAATTTCGTGTGGAAACACACATCTTTGAGGGAACGCAGGTGACTGACGCAAGTAAGGGATAAGGAATTATATGTCTGGAAATAATGGCGGCCCCTGGGGTGGAGGCAACAGAGGCGGATCGGGCGGCGGCGATGATGATCGCGACCGCGGCCAGAACGGCGGGCGTCGACCCGGCGACGGTCAGGGGCAGATCCCCGAAATCGACCAGATTGTAAACAAAGGCCGCGAGCAGCTTCGCGTGCTCATGGGCGGCGGTGGCGGCGGCGGCAATGGCCGGCGTCCGATGAATGGTGGCCCGAATGGTCCGCAGATCACGCGTGGCGGTATCGGGCTCGGGGTTCTTGGCGCTGTTGCGCTTTGGGCCTTTGCCTCTTTCTACACGGTCAAGCCCGAAGAACAGTCGGTCGAACTTTTGCTTGGCAAGCCCTATGCGATCGGAAACCCGGGTCTGAACTTTGCGCCCTGGCCCATCGTGACCCGTGAAGTGATCGCGGTCACGACCGAACGCACGATCGAGATCGGTGCAAGCCGCACCGGTCAGGAAGCCGGCCTGATGCTGACGGGTGACGAGAATATCGTGGACATCGACTTTCAGGTCGTCTGGAACATTTCCGACCCCGAAGCCTATCTCTTCAATCTCGCCAATCCATCGGCAACAATCGAAGCTGTGGCTGAATCCGCGATGCGTGAAATCATCGCGCAGTCCGAGCTTGCGCCCATCCTCAACCGTGATCGCGGTGTCATCGCCGAGCGTCTCAAGGATCTCATCGTTTCGACACTCGCCGGCTATAACAGCGGCGTGAATATCGTCCGCGTGAACTTTGACAAAGCGGACCCGCCAGAGCCCGTCATCTCGGCCTTCCGCAAGGTGCAGGACGCCGAGCAGGAGCGTGACCGTCTCAAGAACGTGGCAGATGCCTACTCGAACCGCGTAGTCGCACAGGCGCGCGGTGAAGCTGCGCAGATCCTCGAACAGGCCGAAGCCTACCGCGCTGAAGTCATCAACCGTGCAGAAGGTGACGCAAGCCGTTTCTCAGCAATCCTTGCCGAATACCGTCTCGCACCCGAGGTCACGCGAGAGCGTCTTTACCTCGACATGATGCAAGAGGTTCTCCGCAAGTCGAACATCGTTCTTCTCGAGGACGGTGAGGGTGGCTCGGGTGTCGTGCCCTATCTTCCGCTCAACGAGATCAACCGTAACCGAACCACTACGACGGGAGGGTCGAACTAATGCGTAAATCTGCTTTGTTGATCCCCGCGCTTGTCGTGGTTGTCGCCGGTCTTTTGTCCTCGCTCTACATCGTGGACGAACGCCAAAAGGCTCTGGTGCTGCAATTCGGTCAGATCGTGACCGTAAAAGAAGATCCCGGTCTGGGGTTCAAGATCCCGCTGATCCAACAGGTCGTCTATTACGATGACCGCATCCTGAGCCGCGATATGGCTTCGCTCGAAGTCACGCCTTCGGATGATCGCCGTCTGATCGTGGATGCCTTTGCACGCTACAGGATCGCCGATGTGCGCCAGTTCCGTCAGGCTGTCGGTGCGGGCGGCGAAGAGTTTGCCGCATCGCGTCTCGACTCTATCCTGCGCGCCCAAACCCGCGAAGCCTTGGGTTCGGTGACGTCGAACGATATTCTTTCGACGGATCGTGCGGCTTTGATGCAGACCATTCGCAATGGTGCCATCGACGAGGCACAGGCGCTTGGTATCCAGCTGATCGACGTGCGTCTCAAGCGCACCGACCTTCCGCCCGAGAACCTTCAAGCGACCTACAATCGTATGGAAGCCGAACGCGAGCGTGAGGCTGCCGACGAAGTAGCCCGTGGCCGCGAAGCCGCCCAGCGGATCGAAGCACAGGCGGATCGCACCGTGGTCGAACTCACCTCGGACGCACAGCGTCAGGCAGAGATCATCCGCGGTGAGGCAGATGCGCAGAGCACCGCCATCTATGCGGCCGCCTATGGTGAAGATGCAGAGTTCTTCCGTTTCTATCGCTCGCTGGTCGCCTATCGTGATGCCCTCGGCTCGGAAAACACCTCGATGGTGCTCTCGCCCGAGTCCGATTTCTTTGACTACCTTCGCTCGTCGCAGGGGGCCACCGACTGATGGGGTTTATCATGCTGGCAATCGGGCTGGTATGCGTGGTGGAGGGGCTGGCCTATGCGCTGGCCCCTTCGCTTATGGAACGGTCGCTCGAAGTGCTCAAAGCCATGCCGATCGAGACGCGCCGACGGGTCGGTCTCGGGGCTTTGGCGGTTGGGGTCGGCTTTGTCTGGGCGGCTTTCGCCCTTGGTTTCGGCTCGTAACAATTCGTCACGTGCCTTTGAGAGTGCGCGATGGCTGTTTGAATTGATTTCGGAACGGCTTAGGCTCACATCTAGCGGAACGAAGCCGCCTTCGGTTTTGAATTACATTTGCGAGGAGAAAAGTCCGTGTCGTCCAATACTTTCGCGATCACGTCGAACCGTCCCAAACTCGGGGGGATGCTTTCTGCAATTGCTCTTTCCGTCGCCCTGATCGCAGGGCCTGTCCCGCAGGTTCTCGCGCAGGATCGTCCCGCAAGCTTTGCCGAACTCGCAGAGCAGATCAGCCCCGCCGTCGTGAATATCACAACAACCACAACGATTGCGGCGAGCACCTTGCCGCAGGGCGTTGTGCCCGAAGGCTCGCCCTTCGAGGACCTGTTCCGTGACTTCAACGGACCCCAAGGCGGTCCGCGCCGATCGAACGCTCTGGGGTCGGGCTTTGTCATCTCGGAAGACGGTTATGT encodes:
- the gor gene encoding glutathione-disulfide reductase encodes the protein MAFDYDLFVIGGGSGGVRAARVASATGAKVALAEEYRMGGTCVIRGCVPKKLMVFASEFNEAMSDARAYGWDVPDGTFNWLEFRGKLHAELDRLEGVYRRLLDGSNVEIFDARATLKDAHTVTLSTGQTFTAKHILIAVGGRPSVPEMENAGLGITSNEIFLLDELPKSILIVGGGYIACEFAGILNGLGVEVTQYYRGEQILRGFDGEARGLIADQMKERGVDLHCGVNILSMEKQGDQICVKGTNGVEKLFDQVMFATGRSPNTQGLGLEEVGIKTGRKGEIVVDEYSQTNIPSVFAIGDVTDRVQLTPVAIREAMAFVETVFKGNPTAVDHELIPSAIFTQPEYGVVGLSEEDAAAKGPIEVYVASFKPMHHAFAGRSDRVLMKLIVCADTRKVLGCHIVADHAGEMIQMVGIAVKMGATKEDFDRTVAVHPTMAEELVTMKAPTRTA
- a CDS encoding DUF2065 domain-containing protein, yielding MGFIMLAIGLVCVVEGLAYALAPSLMERSLEVLKAMPIETRRRVGLGALAVGVGFVWAAFALGFGS
- a CDS encoding L-serine ammonia-lyase, with amino-acid sequence MFLSVFDMFKVGIGPSSSHTMGPMVAGARFLEHLRKLPFGVHGLRASLHGSLAFTGVGHATDRAVILGLAGFLPDSYDAERAETELARINAEGTIHVEGLGTLDFNPKDHLVFDYGPNLEGHANGLILRGVDTQGDVIAEVVYYSIGGGFVLTAEELAAGQATDNGPPVPFPFKSAAEMLDMAAASGKSIAEMKRANEHSRGGSAALDRGVARIWDVMNACINRGLSAPEGILPGGLKVRRRAPSIYQSLMAERGMNLVAPHTINDWMSVYAMAVNEENAAGGQVVTAPTNGAAGVVPAVIRYWLDHVPGASERNIPDFLLTAAAIGGLIKFNASISGAECGCQAEVGSASAMAAAGLCAVLGGTPEQVENAAEIALEHHLGMTCDPVKGLVQVPCIERNGLGAIKAVSAASLALRGDGKHFVPLDAAIETMRQTGMDMHSKYKETSLGGLAVNVPNC
- a CDS encoding DMT family transporter, with product MTDRVPLGIALMIGFCVIAPMLDAFAKLAAETIPVGQITTARFIVQAAIMAPVCMIMGFGLRLDPRLLGQMTLRALCLIGSTYCFVAAVSRMPIADALAIAFVEPFILLILGKFLFNDEVGPRRIAASVVGFGGSLLVIQPSFSAFGYWALFPLGTAVLFALYMLVTRGLSRKIHPLPMQFHTATVATAICVPITWIADITAIPTLDPVMPEGIFWVWLFGVGACSAASHGLMTYALRFAPSATLAPLHYLEIVSAAILGFLIFQDFPNLLTWTGIAIIVSSGLYIVHRERMTARSATVTLPPSGQNKV
- the hflK gene encoding FtsH protease activity modulator HflK, with the protein product MSGNNGGPWGGGNRGGSGGGDDDRDRGQNGGRRPGDGQGQIPEIDQIVNKGREQLRVLMGGGGGGGNGRRPMNGGPNGPQITRGGIGLGVLGAVALWAFASFYTVKPEEQSVELLLGKPYAIGNPGLNFAPWPIVTREVIAVTTERTIEIGASRTGQEAGLMLTGDENIVDIDFQVVWNISDPEAYLFNLANPSATIEAVAESAMREIIAQSELAPILNRDRGVIAERLKDLIVSTLAGYNSGVNIVRVNFDKADPPEPVISAFRKVQDAEQERDRLKNVADAYSNRVVAQARGEAAQILEQAEAYRAEVINRAEGDASRFSAILAEYRLAPEVTRERLYLDMMQEVLRKSNIVLLEDGEGGSGVVPYLPLNEINRNRTTTTGGSN
- the rpiA gene encoding ribose-5-phosphate isomerase RpiA → MTGELSPIDKAKFVAAKRAAQYVESGMRVGLGTGSTAAWLVKCLGEMVQNEGLRIKGVPTSTRTAQLAREVGIEVISLDEAKWLDVTIDGADEFDRNLNLIKGGGGAHLQEKIVATASDQMIVIADVSKSVETLGAFPLPLEVIPFGWQTTKTIVEEALIGMDVMGRDVSLRMNGDRPFITDEGNHILDLHLNRIGNARQLSLVLNQIPGVVENGLFIDICDAVVIGYGDGRVEVRDINAGSVEESKFDFLENDNLFTDISD
- a CDS encoding protease modulator HflC produces the protein MRKSALLIPALVVVVAGLLSSLYIVDERQKALVLQFGQIVTVKEDPGLGFKIPLIQQVVYYDDRILSRDMASLEVTPSDDRRLIVDAFARYRIADVRQFRQAVGAGGEEFAASRLDSILRAQTREALGSVTSNDILSTDRAALMQTIRNGAIDEAQALGIQLIDVRLKRTDLPPENLQATYNRMEAEREREAADEVARGREAAQRIEAQADRTVVELTSDAQRQAEIIRGEADAQSTAIYAAAYGEDAEFFRFYRSLVAYRDALGSENTSMVLSPESDFFDYLRSSQGATD
- a CDS encoding thiamine diphosphokinase; its protein translation is MILAENDPVLVVGGGEADPQDIRDFAILASVVVAADGGAKALGAAGLRPHHVIGDLDSLAPQDREGFADVLHHVHEQSTTDFEKCVSRIRSPLIYALGFTGGRVDHFLSVVNVMARYADKRIMLVGPEDVSVVARGTLTLSLDAGTRLSIMPLEALTCETQGLRWNLSGQRLDPLGLTSISNEALEGHQRISLSGLALLSVPRSAHSVLEAAF
- a CDS encoding M3 family oligoendopeptidase translates to MTKHSPLFDANASGGKSLGPLPEWDLTDLYPSTDCAEIKRDIDWLEAACASFAADYEGKLATLSAIDLLDAIKRYEQIDIIAGRLMSFAGLRYYQITTDPDRAKFMSDLQDKITVYTTPLVFWSLEFNRIEDERYTQVMSENADLARYRPVLDRMRAMKPYQLSDELEKFLHDQSVVGAAAWNRLFDETIAGLTFEVDGEELNIEGTLDLLSEQKRERREAGSRELARVFEKNVKTFARVHNTLAKEKEIEDRWRGFETAQMSRHLSNHVEPAVVEALRNAVVEAYPRLSHRYYRLKAKWLGLEKLQVWDRNAPLPMEADRLVGWEEAEKVVMEAYAAFDPRMAEIAEPFFKKGWIDAGVKPGKAPGAFAHPTVSTVHPYVMLNYLGKPRDVMTLAHELGHGVHQVLAAGQGELLSSTPLTLAETASVFGEMLTFRKLLSEAKSKTERKVLLAGKVEDMINTVVRQIAFYDFECKLHAARRQGELTPEDINALWMSVQGESLGDAFEFFDGYKTFWAYIPHFVHSPFYVYAYAFGDGLVNALYAAYEEGDADFQEKYFDMLKAGGSKHHKELLAPFGLDASDPAFWSKGLSMIEGMIDELEKMED